CCAATGTTAAGAATTGAATGATGCTCTGACGTGATTGtgatatttaacttaatttatttttaattttataatgtttgattttggtatttttaattatgatatttttaatgaaattttattttaattttaatttaatgtaaatgtaatgttattatttatgattttattgcatgtgttttaatgattttttgtaattaattatggaccttgttgtttgaaataaaatgattattattatatatattattcctggaaggagacccgtacccctgcagtggggacgggattgTGATGATTATTGTAGATGTAGATGATACGGCTATGGCAACTtccattttttatattaataatttgttatttttaaacttatcTTACATGATAATGGTATCCCTTGCTTCAGTGAGGAGTTTGGATGCTTGTAGCCTCTCTTCATTGTCCATGAGACACATCACTGATATGGTCATGTGAAGTTTATGAGGTTTTACAAACACTGATTCCTCTATGCCACGGTCAGAGAGCTCATGTAGAATATCTTCCtgaaatatgtaggtaagtaaaataatatttttattaacactATTTTTATAAGGTGGCAAAACAATATTTACTAACACAGAAATCGTTAACAACTTGGTTTTTGGTGAAACATAATCAGATATTTATCTTACCTTAAACTTGTTATAGTTTTCAATGATCTCTGGACTAGTCATTGGGATTGACAGGAAGTGGGTGGGTCGTTGCTTCATTCTGCTGGACATCACTATCATATTGATTCTTCTCCTGGCAGCTTTCACATTctgtataggtatttattaatatttatggtatttaaaataaaaggcATGGAAAAGAAATTACTATTTTAAGATGCTGGAGAAATTAGAATGATATtagaagaataaataaaaagtatttatatacttactccTATGCTAGAACCCACTATAAGCACATCTCCGGATTGGCCTTGTCGGGGAATCTTTATCTCAGTGCGAGTGTCTCTTTCAATTCTGCTTCGGGTAGCACCTTTTTTTCCAATGAGATAACCCATATAATGCCTAAAATATGTAGAATAAGAGAAATTATCAATAACCAGGgccatatatttttatactttatgcattaaaaattataagttttataatttagtcATGCATTCTTACAGAATACAATAATAAGAGTGACAAAACTTTATTGAGTTTCCAAAATTCTATGTAGAATTATTCGCTGAGCTTCTACTTATTCTTGTTGTGTCGATTGCACTATTAACATACAGGAAATTATCTAGTAGAATGGCATTATCTTCATATAATCATAATACTTATGAAGAAACATACTGGGGCACATGTAAACTTGTACGATGACGGGAGTCACCAAATGATTCTATTTCATAATCCTCGTTGCCGGTGTCACCATCCTCCGTATCATCAATATCGTACATTTCTGTTGtacaagaataaaataaaaagttagaaaTAGTAAATTCATGTGGGCACTCTGGGATATTATGTAGAATAttgtgaaataaaagttttctaGAATAAGAAGATAACAAGAAATTTTTCTATTCTTATgtgatataataaatagaataagatgaaactttaaaatacctgTTAGCTAACCATACATGTCAAAGAAAAAAGATGTTTCTTTTCAGTATTACGTATTGATGTAGTACTGTAtgtcaccatcatcatcatcctcctatagcagtccactgctggacgtaggcctctcccaaagcacgccactggatgcgatctttagctttccgcatccaatcataaccagccacctttcgcaagtcgtcaccccatctagccggagggcgtcccacactacacttcactacgtttgcctagttgcggcctccactccaaaacacgtttaccccatcggtcatcagTTCTTCGagagatgtgaccagcccactgccacttaagcttactatgtgaaaagtaaaaatttaatacctTTGCTTGAAATCTGTAAAGgagcataatataataattattatttaccctGCTCGTAAACTTCGTGTTCTTGAAGAGATAACGTGTTTTCAGCCGTCGAATCGTTGATTCTGTAACATCGGCCTTCTATCCACATTAATTCAGGTCTCAAGATATCTGCCATATTAT
This is a stretch of genomic DNA from Plutella xylostella chromosome 4, ilPluXylo3.1, whole genome shotgun sequence. It encodes these proteins:
- the LOC105384070 gene encoding activating signal cointegrator 1 complex subunit 1 isoform X1, whose product is MADILRPELMWIEGRCYRINDSTAENTLSLQEHEVYEQEMYDIDDTEDGDTGNEDYEIESFGDSRHRTSLHVPQHYMGYLIGKKGATRSRIERDTRTEIKIPRQGQSGDVLIVGSSIGNVKAARRRINMIVMSSRMKQRPTHFLSIPMTSPEIIENYNKFKEDILHELSDRGIEESVFVKPHKLHMTISVMCLMDNEERLQASKLLTEARDTIIIPTLREHKPLKLRLKGVSYMNDDPTSVHVLYGQVQEDNAPAGLLQKLCNDLQNHFYKGGFAEKEKGGDNVKIHVTLMNSRHRGRTNESDNRNSGPRESFDATRILEKYAHYDFGVAEVTDVHLSQMHTSTEQNAYYESTCVVHCFSS
- the LOC105384070 gene encoding activating signal cointegrator 1 complex subunit 1 isoform X2, coding for MYDIDDTEDGDTGNEDYEIESFGDSRHRTSLHVPQHYMGYLIGKKGATRSRIERDTRTEIKIPRQGQSGDVLIVGSSIGNVKAARRRINMIVMSSRMKQRPTHFLSIPMTSPEIIENYNKFKEDILHELSDRGIEESVFVKPHKLHMTISVMCLMDNEERLQASKLLTEARDTIIIPTLREHKPLKLRLKGVSYMNDDPTSVHVLYGQVQEDNAPAGLLQKLCNDLQNHFYKGGFAEKEKGGDNVKIHVTLMNSRHRGRTNESDNRNSGPRESFDATRILEKYAHYDFGVAEVTDVHLSQMHTSTEQNAYYESTCVVHCFSS